Proteins encoded together in one Gemmatimonadetes bacterium T265 window:
- a CDS encoding ABC transporter ATP-binding protein has product MATPTNPDPHEDEPLAAAYDARLMRRLLHYARPYAGLGVGAVLLLCLEGGTQLVGPALTRRVIDVAIPARDTGMIRTAALLYLLALALQFGAGYGETVLTGLLGQRVMRDLRGELFAHLQRLPIAYFDRTPVGRLVTRVTGDVEALNELFTAGVVAGLGDLFTLLAISVMMLAVDWRLAVAAFVVIPFVVLVSRVFQTRVRTSYRDIRARVARINAFAQERLTGLRVVQLFGRERAERARFDALNQSHLRAQLRSITVYALYFPAIEVLTTVALASLLVGASGRLGGGMLTVGTVAAFLQLVRRFFQPLQDLSEKFNILQAAMAAAERIFGLLDTPVEPDSVASPAAAEVALAGAALPRGVTVEFEDVWFAYDLAHLAAPGGTPGAPKPEHPEWVLRGVSFRAAPGETLALVGHTGAGKSTIVALLLRFYDPQRGRILLDGVDVRTLPRELVRARVGYVQQDIFLFAGDVASNVRLSAPLSDAALDEAAARVGADRVVARLPGGWHHELGERGATLSVGERQLLSFARAIAADPALLVLDEATSAVDSEAEAVIQAGLASLRQGRTTIAIAHRLSTIVDAEQILVLHHGRVVERGTHRELLARNGLYARLYRLQVADATDLLEHGAYDDGGPGGVAAGGARGTLLAPSGARP; this is encoded by the coding sequence ATGGCCACTCCGACCAACCCCGACCCGCACGAGGACGAACCGCTCGCCGCGGCGTACGACGCGCGGCTCATGCGCCGCCTGCTCCACTACGCGCGGCCCTACGCCGGCCTCGGCGTCGGCGCCGTGCTCCTGCTCTGCCTCGAGGGCGGCACGCAGCTCGTCGGGCCCGCGCTCACGCGCCGCGTCATCGACGTCGCGATACCCGCGCGCGACACGGGGATGATCCGCACGGCCGCGCTCCTCTACCTGCTCGCCCTCGCGCTGCAGTTCGGCGCCGGCTACGGCGAAACCGTGCTCACGGGACTGCTCGGCCAGCGCGTCATGCGCGACCTGCGCGGCGAGCTCTTCGCGCACCTCCAACGCCTGCCGATCGCGTACTTCGACCGCACGCCGGTCGGCCGCCTCGTCACGCGTGTCACGGGCGACGTCGAGGCGCTCAACGAGCTGTTCACCGCGGGCGTCGTCGCCGGGCTCGGCGACCTGTTCACGCTCCTCGCGATCTCGGTGATGATGCTCGCCGTCGACTGGCGGCTCGCGGTCGCGGCGTTCGTCGTCATCCCCTTCGTCGTCCTCGTCTCGCGCGTCTTCCAGACGCGGGTGCGCACGTCGTACCGCGACATTCGCGCGCGCGTCGCGCGGATCAACGCGTTCGCCCAGGAGCGCCTAACGGGTCTGCGCGTCGTGCAGCTGTTCGGGCGCGAGCGGGCGGAGCGGGCGCGCTTCGACGCGCTCAACCAGTCGCACCTGCGCGCGCAGCTGCGCTCGATCACCGTCTACGCCCTCTACTTTCCGGCCATCGAGGTCCTCACCACGGTCGCCCTCGCGAGCCTGCTCGTCGGCGCGTCCGGCCGCTTGGGGGGGGGAATGCTCACGGTCGGGACGGTGGCCGCGTTCCTTCAGCTCGTGCGGCGCTTCTTCCAGCCGCTGCAGGACCTGTCGGAGAAGTTCAACATCCTGCAGGCCGCGATGGCCGCCGCGGAGCGGATCTTCGGCCTGCTCGACACGCCGGTCGAGCCGGACTCGGTGGCGAGTCCCGCGGCCGCCGAGGTCGCGCTCGCGGGCGCGGCCCTGCCGCGCGGCGTGACGGTCGAGTTCGAGGACGTCTGGTTCGCGTACGACCTCGCCCACCTGGCGGCCCCGGGCGGGACGCCCGGCGCGCCGAAACCCGAGCACCCGGAGTGGGTGCTGCGCGGCGTGAGCTTCCGCGCCGCGCCCGGCGAGACGCTCGCCCTCGTCGGGCACACGGGCGCGGGCAAGTCGACGATCGTCGCGCTCCTGCTGCGCTTCTACGACCCGCAGCGGGGGCGCATCCTGCTCGACGGCGTCGACGTCCGCACGCTGCCGCGCGAGCTCGTGCGCGCGCGCGTGGGCTACGTGCAGCAGGACATCTTCCTGTTCGCCGGCGACGTCGCGTCGAACGTGCGCCTGTCGGCCCCGCTCTCCGACGCGGCGCTCGACGAGGCCGCGGCGCGCGTCGGCGCGGACCGCGTCGTCGCGCGGCTCCCCGGCGGCTGGCACCACGAACTCGGCGAGCGCGGGGCCACGCTCAGCGTCGGCGAGCGGCAGCTGCTCTCGTTCGCGCGCGCGATCGCCGCCGACCCCGCGCTGCTCGTCCTGGACGAGGCGACGAGCGCGGTCGACAGCGAGGCGGAGGCGGTGATCCAGGCGGGGCTCGCCTCACTGCGCCAGGGGCGGACGACGATCGCGATCGCGCACCGGCTCTCGACGATCGTCGACGCGGAACAGATCCTCGTCCTGCATCACGGGCGCGTTGTGGAGCGCGGGACGCACCGGGAGCTGTTGGCCCGCAACGGGCTCTACGCCCGCCTGTACCGGCTTCAGGTCGCAGACGCCACGGATCTGCTGGAGCACGGCGCATACGACGACGGCGGGCCGGGCGGCGTCGCCGCGGGCGGCGCGCGAGGAACACTGCTTGCTCCCTCCGGAGCCCGCCCGTAG
- a CDS encoding protein phosphatase yields MQLAVAARTDVGRVRSGNEDSLYADATPHRGLFIVADGMGGHAAGEVASAMAVQIIARELAALAAADDADATGRMAAALVTANRAIHERTERESDKQGMGTTASVLAVSDSGYLIGQVGDSRVYLLRDGALRQLTRDHSYVQEQVDAGLLSPEQARYHPYSNVITRCIGANGKVDPDVFTGEVAPGDVFLIASDGLTGMVDDRRLQQLLSSRAAPARVVDALIAEANGRGGLDNITAIIVQVVAAGNGAAAGGAVAGGAGRG; encoded by the coding sequence GTGCAGCTTGCCGTGGCCGCCCGTACGGACGTCGGACGCGTCCGTAGCGGGAACGAAGACAGTCTCTACGCCGACGCCACGCCCCACCGCGGGCTGTTCATCGTGGCCGACGGTATGGGCGGCCACGCCGCGGGCGAGGTCGCGAGCGCGATGGCGGTGCAGATCATTGCCCGGGAGCTCGCCGCGCTCGCCGCGGCCGACGACGCGGACGCGACGGGGCGGATGGCGGCCGCGCTCGTCACCGCGAACCGGGCAATCCACGAACGCACCGAGCGCGAGTCCGACAAGCAGGGCATGGGGACGACCGCGTCGGTGCTCGCGGTCTCGGACAGCGGCTACCTCATCGGCCAGGTCGGCGACTCGCGCGTCTACCTGCTGCGCGACGGCGCGCTCCGCCAGCTGACCCGCGACCACTCGTACGTGCAGGAGCAGGTCGACGCCGGGCTGCTCTCGCCCGAGCAGGCGCGGTACCACCCGTACAGCAACGTGATCACGCGCTGCATCGGCGCGAACGGCAAGGTCGACCCCGACGTGTTCACGGGCGAGGTCGCCCCCGGCGACGTCTTCCTCATCGCGAGCGACGGGCTCACGGGGATGGTCGACGACCGGCGCCTGCAGCAGCTCCTCTCGTCCCGCGCCGCGCCCGCGCGCGTGGTCGACGCGCTGATCGCCGAAGCCAACGGGCGCGGCGGGTTGGACAACATCACGGCGATCATCGTCCAGGTCGTCGCGGCCGGCAACGGCGCGGCCGCGGGCGGGGCGGTGGCGGGCGGCGCCGGGCGTGGCTGA
- a CDS encoding phosphohydrolase: protein MEIIRDPLWDNIRVDPVALALVDTPVFQRLRYVRQLGLAYLVYPGATHTRFEHALGAYHLSGVTLDMLAAEGALAGLPAEEPAVVRAAALLHDVGHYPFSHALEEIGLPHHEEVARPLLCAGPVADVLRARLAPDAPERVHALVRGASASPLRGLISGSLDLDKIEYLKRDARMCGVPYGEVDVDRLLNAFVVVAEPGTGRPAVGLREKGLSALESLLFAKYQMYRNVYWHHAVRSATAMYKRLVADALAAGVVALRAIAGLTDEGALHALDGDGVPAGVAALRDDLRGRRLYKRALECPAAEFPDGFGDWIAADHALATAVEDALARELGVAPGKLLLDYPAKTQMLGLDLLVLRRGGEVARLTAAGWEGAINLPTLAEQFYRSARWLRVFVSRDVAGRVTVPRDALLALLRRPADEVRGMVRAGGALLGA from the coding sequence GTGGAGATCATCCGCGACCCGCTCTGGGACAACATCCGCGTCGACCCGGTCGCGCTCGCGCTCGTCGACACGCCGGTGTTCCAGCGCCTGCGCTACGTGCGCCAGCTCGGCCTCGCGTACCTCGTCTACCCCGGCGCGACGCACACCCGATTCGAGCACGCGTTAGGCGCGTACCACCTGTCCGGCGTGACGCTCGACATGCTCGCCGCGGAAGGCGCACTCGCCGGCCTGCCGGCGGAGGAGCCGGCCGTCGTGCGCGCGGCGGCGCTCCTGCACGACGTGGGGCACTACCCGTTCTCGCACGCGCTGGAGGAGATCGGGCTGCCGCACCACGAGGAGGTCGCGCGCCCGCTGCTCTGCGCCGGGCCGGTGGCCGACGTGCTGCGCGCGCGGCTCGCGCCGGACGCGCCCGAGCGCGTCCACGCCCTGGTGCGCGGCGCGAGCGCGAGCCCGCTCCGGGGGCTCATCTCCGGGTCGCTCGACCTCGACAAGATCGAGTACCTCAAGCGCGACGCGCGCATGTGCGGGGTGCCGTACGGCGAGGTCGACGTCGACCGCCTGCTCAACGCGTTCGTCGTCGTCGCCGAGCCCGGCACCGGGCGGCCCGCGGTCGGGCTGCGCGAGAAGGGGCTCTCCGCGCTCGAGTCGCTGCTCTTCGCCAAGTACCAGATGTACCGCAACGTGTACTGGCACCACGCGGTCCGCTCCGCGACGGCGATGTACAAGCGCCTCGTCGCGGACGCGCTCGCGGCCGGCGTCGTCGCGCTGCGCGCGATCGCGGGCCTGACCGACGAGGGCGCGCTGCACGCGCTCGACGGCGACGGCGTGCCCGCGGGCGTGGCCGCGCTGCGCGACGACCTGCGCGGGCGGCGGCTCTACAAGCGGGCGCTCGAGTGTCCGGCGGCTGAGTTCCCGGACGGGTTCGGCGACTGGATCGCGGCCGACCACGCGCTCGCGACCGCGGTCGAGGACGCGCTCGCGCGCGAACTGGGGGTTGCGCCGGGGAAGCTGCTGCTCGACTACCCGGCGAAGACGCAGATGCTCGGGCTCGACCTGCTCGTGCTGCGCCGCGGCGGCGAGGTCGCGCGGCTCACGGCGGCCGGGTGGGAGGGCGCGATCAACCTGCCGACGCTCGCGGAGCAGTTCTACCGGTCGGCGCGGTGGCTGCGCGTGTTCGTCTCGCGGGACGTGGCCGGGCGCGTCACGGTGCCGCGGGACGCGCTGCTGGCGCTGCTCAGGCGGCCGGCGGACGAGGTGCGCGGGATGGTACGCGCGGGGGGCGCGCTGCTCGGCGCCTAA
- a CDS encoding signal transduction protein with HDOD/GAF domains produces MPLATVPASVIPPAPSSADDARVEAVVAHVLQADDVPAFSKAMQELMTAIGRDDGSAQRLANVVLRDYALTVKVLRAANTAHYNRGGRPVQSATHALMLLGARTVRDLASALLLFEHYRRRSPGLKELMLLSLLTASVARAAAERCGGGADPDAAHLAGMFRNLGEVLTAAHLPDEYAAALGMLSGGTGTSHAPRSLPALAAARTGAARAAVGCTYEDVGAAIARHWGMPETVRRGMHADGGAGEDLCAVCTAFAHDLTTAVHRADAVLAPAELARIVTRYGDRLHLTRDALAQIAERAVDETREIFAAAGVRLDDLRLTRQIAASLLGGSETAPAPARVDGTRAPTVARAEVAAPTPALAEARVRLGSELAAAAGDLRGYDVSRVLLLTLEAVLRGGPFDRACFHAADPVAGEFRPRTGLGEGVDALLAGPGVPFGAEHGPAGPALRRGDEVHLAHGVRLTISESQLLRRWSVASAALYPVRVGGAVIGCVHADRRTALAAPEAATTWYVRELVRTFERGLELRRGGPRPAASTTSAPAEPAPVEPTRAEPAASESVAGDAMSVKMDAVLRVLRGEPLDVVAAAVGAPPDVLAAWRAEFLAGAAARLAGG; encoded by the coding sequence GTGCCCCTCGCGACCGTCCCGGCCTCCGTCATCCCGCCCGCCCCGTCGTCGGCCGACGACGCGCGCGTCGAGGCGGTCGTCGCGCACGTCCTGCAGGCCGACGACGTCCCGGCGTTCTCGAAGGCGATGCAGGAGCTGATGACGGCGATCGGGCGCGACGACGGTTCGGCGCAGCGTCTCGCGAACGTCGTACTCCGGGATTACGCGCTCACCGTCAAGGTCCTGCGCGCCGCCAACACGGCGCATTACAACCGCGGCGGCCGCCCCGTGCAGAGCGCGACGCACGCGCTCATGTTGCTCGGCGCCCGCACGGTGCGGGACCTCGCGAGCGCGCTGCTGCTCTTCGAGCACTACCGCCGTCGGTCGCCGGGGCTCAAGGAGCTCATGCTCCTGTCGCTCCTCACGGCGAGCGTCGCGCGGGCGGCCGCGGAGCGCTGTGGAGGCGGCGCGGACCCCGACGCCGCCCACCTGGCCGGGATGTTCCGCAACCTCGGCGAGGTGTTGACGGCGGCCCACCTGCCCGACGAGTACGCGGCCGCGCTCGGAATGCTCTCGGGTGGCACGGGCACGTCGCACGCACCGCGCTCGCTGCCCGCGCTCGCGGCCGCGCGGACGGGCGCGGCACGTGCGGCCGTCGGATGCACGTACGAGGACGTCGGGGCCGCCATCGCGCGGCACTGGGGCATGCCCGAAACGGTACGCCGGGGGATGCACGCGGACGGCGGCGCCGGCGAGGACCTGTGCGCGGTCTGCACCGCCTTCGCGCACGACCTCACGACCGCCGTGCACCGCGCCGACGCCGTGCTCGCGCCGGCCGAGTTGGCGCGGATCGTCACGCGGTACGGCGACCGGCTGCACCTCACGCGCGACGCACTCGCCCAGATCGCCGAACGTGCCGTGGACGAGACGCGCGAGATTTTCGCCGCGGCCGGCGTGCGACTCGACGACCTGCGGCTCACGCGGCAGATCGCGGCCTCGTTGCTCGGCGGGAGCGAGACCGCCCCCGCGCCCGCCAGAGTGGACGGCACCCGCGCGCCTACGGTCGCCCGCGCGGAGGTGGCCGCGCCGACGCCCGCGCTCGCCGAAGCGCGCGTCCGGCTCGGTTCTGAACTCGCCGCCGCGGCCGGCGACCTCCGCGGCTACGATGTGTCGCGCGTACTGCTCCTAACGCTCGAGGCCGTGTTGCGCGGTGGACCGTTCGACCGCGCTTGCTTCCACGCCGCCGACCCGGTAGCCGGCGAGTTCCGTCCCCGCACGGGCCTCGGCGAGGGCGTCGACGCGCTCCTCGCGGGGCCGGGCGTCCCGTTCGGCGCGGAGCACGGCCCGGCGGGACCGGCGCTCCGCCGCGGCGACGAGGTGCACCTCGCGCACGGCGTGCGACTCACGATCAGCGAGTCGCAGCTGCTGCGCCGCTGGAGCGTCGCGAGCGCCGCCCTCTACCCGGTGCGCGTCGGCGGAGCGGTGATCGGGTGCGTGCACGCGGACCGTCGAACCGCGCTCGCGGCACCCGAAGCGGCGACGACGTGGTACGTGCGGGAACTGGTGCGGACGTTCGAACGCGGCCTCGAGCTGCGGCGCGGCGGGCCGCGCCCAGCCGCGTCGACGACGTCGGCGCCCGCGGAGCCGGCGCCGGTCGAGCCGACGCGCGCCGAGCCGGCCGCGTCCGAGTCGGTCGCGGGCGACGCCATGTCGGTGAAGATGGACGCCGTGCTGCGCGTGCTCCGCGGCGAGCCGCTCGACGTCGTCGCCGCGGCGGTCGGCGCGCCCCCGGACGTGCTCGCGGCGTGGCGCGCCGAGTTCCTCGCCGGCGCGGCCGCGCGGCTCGCCGGCGGCTGA
- the pckA gene encoding phosphoenolpyruvate carboxykinase [ATP]: protein MATLTRPDAPAEAANAAARDDLAALGLAPTGAVHWNLVAPELVQDAVRRGEGELADMGPFVAVTSPHTGRSPNDKFVVREPSSEGDVDWGKVNQPMTEAHFDALLADVRAYLGALPELFVQDLYCGADPAHRLSVRYVLPNAWHTLFVRNMFIRPEAAGLADFAPNFTVLHAPEMQADPARHGTRSGTFIVVHIGRRTILIGGTRYAGELKKAMFTIMNYLMPKQDVLSMHCSANVGDAGDAALFFGLSGTGKTTLSADPERALIGDDEHGWSDEGVFNFEGGCYAKAINLSAEGEPDIFRTTQMFGTVLENVVLDERRRVRFEDQSITENTRASYPLPYIPNHVRGGRGGHPKNVVFLTADAFGVLPPLAKLTPEQAMYYFLSGYTAKVAGTERGVTEPQATFSACFGAVFLVWHPTKYAEMLGAKLAEHGSQVWLVNTGWSGGAYGTGARMKLAHTRAMVRAALSGALDGVPMATDPVFGLAVPTAVEGVPAAVLDARGTWADAAAYDAQARRLAEMFRRNIEKFGAAVSPAVRAAGPRG, encoded by the coding sequence ATGGCTACCCTCACCCGCCCCGACGCACCGGCGGAGGCGGCGAACGCGGCCGCCCGCGACGACCTCGCCGCGCTCGGCCTCGCGCCCACGGGCGCCGTGCACTGGAACCTCGTCGCGCCGGAGCTCGTGCAGGACGCCGTGCGCCGGGGCGAGGGCGAGCTCGCCGACATGGGGCCGTTCGTCGCCGTCACCTCGCCGCACACCGGCCGCTCACCCAACGACAAGTTCGTCGTCCGCGAGCCGTCGAGCGAGGGCGACGTCGACTGGGGCAAGGTGAACCAGCCGATGACGGAGGCGCACTTCGACGCGCTGCTCGCCGACGTGCGGGCGTACCTCGGCGCACTCCCCGAGCTGTTCGTCCAGGACCTGTACTGCGGCGCCGACCCCGCCCACCGCCTCAGCGTGCGCTACGTGCTGCCCAACGCGTGGCACACGCTGTTCGTGCGCAACATGTTCATCCGCCCCGAGGCGGCCGGGCTGGCCGACTTCGCGCCCAACTTTACGGTGCTGCACGCGCCCGAGATGCAGGCCGACCCCGCGCGCCACGGCACGCGCAGCGGCACGTTCATCGTCGTGCACATCGGCCGCCGCACGATCCTCATCGGCGGCACGCGTTACGCAGGCGAGCTGAAGAAGGCGATGTTCACGATCATGAACTACCTCATGCCGAAGCAGGACGTGCTTTCGATGCACTGCTCGGCCAACGTCGGGGACGCGGGCGACGCCGCACTCTTCTTCGGGCTGTCGGGCACCGGCAAGACGACGCTTTCCGCCGACCCCGAGCGCGCCCTCATCGGCGACGACGAGCACGGCTGGAGCGACGAGGGCGTGTTCAACTTCGAGGGCGGCTGTTACGCGAAGGCGATCAACCTCTCGGCCGAGGGCGAGCCCGACATCTTCCGCACGACGCAGATGTTCGGCACGGTGCTCGAGAACGTCGTGCTCGACGAGCGGCGCCGCGTGCGCTTCGAGGACCAGAGCATCACCGAGAACACGCGCGCCAGCTACCCGCTGCCGTACATCCCCAACCACGTGCGCGGCGGGCGCGGCGGCCACCCGAAGAACGTCGTCTTCCTCACCGCCGACGCGTTCGGGGTGCTCCCGCCGCTCGCGAAGCTGACGCCCGAGCAGGCGATGTACTACTTCTTGTCTGGCTACACGGCGAAGGTCGCGGGTACCGAGCGCGGCGTCACCGAGCCGCAGGCGACGTTCAGCGCGTGCTTCGGCGCGGTGTTCCTGGTCTGGCACCCGACGAAGTACGCCGAGATGTTAGGCGCGAAGCTCGCGGAGCACGGGTCGCAGGTGTGGCTCGTGAATACGGGGTGGAGCGGCGGCGCGTACGGCACCGGCGCGCGGATGAAGCTCGCCCACACGCGCGCGATGGTGCGGGCCGCGCTCTCGGGCGCGCTCGACGGGGTGCCGATGGCGACGGATCCGGTGTTCGGGCTCGCCGTGCCGACGGCCGTCGAGGGGGTGCCGGCCGCGGTGCTCGACGCGCGCGGGACGTGGGCGGACGCGGCGGCGTACGACGCGCAGGCCCGCCGCCTCGCCGAGATGTTCCGGCGGAACATCGAGAAGTTCGGCGCGGCCGTGTCGCCCGCGGTCCGCGCCGCCGGGCCGCGCGGCTGA
- the maeB gene encoding bifunctional malic enzyme oxidoreductase/phosphotransacetylase, with protein sequence MLRMSATRREDALDYHARGRPGKVAVVPTKPLTNQRDLALAYSPGVAEPCLEIRRNPEDAYKYTAKGNLVAVVSNGTAVLGLGNIGALAGKPVMEGKANLFKQFADLDVFDLEVGSEDPADVVKFCQLLEPTVGGINLEDIRAPDCFYIEETLRRTMSVPVFHDDQHGTAIISGAALLNALDVVGKSIGDVRVVFSGAGAAALATAAHYVRLGVRREHITMCDVLGVVYEGRAEGMNPYMARFAADTPKRTVAEALEGADVFVGLSVAGAIRAEMLAAMSPRPIVFALANPTPEVLPDEIRAVRPDAIVATGRSDYPNQVNNVLGFPFIFRGALDARATQVNEEMKMAATRALALLAREAVPESVSRLYGLKQVTFGPDYLIPFPFDPRILLWVAPAVAWAAVASGVAREFVDVEEYRARLEARLGRARGIMRGIITRATRDPKRVIFTEGTEPRVLRAARIVADEGIAEPVLLGDRDAIERAAAALAVPLDDVEVVDMASAPRREAYAAYLWERRQRKGLSLAEAHQRLRNPNYFGCAMVALGEADALLSGVNAAYPETIRPALETIGAHPRAGMLSGMYMLVFEKRVVFCGDTTVTIDPTAEQLAKIALAAARVVRTLGEVPRVAMLSFSNFGSARHAESDKVAAAVRLVRAADPALEVDGEVQADTAVDARVLHERYPFSTLRGEANVLIFPNLSAGNIAYKLLSRLGGATAIGPILVGMNRPVHVLEQGADVQDIVNMTAVAVMDAQGRRDGAL encoded by the coding sequence TTGCTCCGCATGAGCGCCACCCGACGCGAGGACGCCCTCGATTACCACGCGCGCGGCCGCCCCGGCAAGGTGGCCGTCGTCCCGACCAAGCCGCTGACCAACCAGCGCGACCTCGCCCTCGCCTACTCGCCCGGCGTCGCCGAACCCTGCCTTGAGATCCGGCGTAACCCCGAGGACGCGTACAAGTACACCGCGAAAGGCAACCTCGTCGCCGTCGTCTCGAACGGCACCGCGGTGCTCGGCCTCGGCAACATCGGGGCGCTCGCCGGCAAGCCGGTCATGGAGGGCAAGGCGAACCTATTTAAGCAGTTCGCCGACCTCGACGTGTTCGACCTCGAGGTGGGGAGCGAGGACCCGGCCGACGTCGTGAAGTTCTGCCAGCTGCTCGAGCCCACGGTCGGCGGGATCAACCTCGAAGACATCCGCGCGCCCGACTGCTTCTACATCGAGGAGACGCTGCGCCGCACGATGTCGGTTCCGGTGTTTCACGACGACCAGCACGGCACCGCGATCATCTCGGGTGCGGCGCTGCTCAACGCGCTCGACGTCGTCGGCAAGTCGATCGGTGACGTGCGCGTGGTGTTCTCCGGCGCCGGCGCGGCCGCGCTCGCGACCGCGGCGCACTACGTCCGGCTCGGCGTCCGGCGCGAGCACATCACGATGTGCGACGTGTTAGGCGTGGTCTACGAGGGACGCGCCGAGGGGATGAACCCGTACATGGCGCGCTTCGCCGCCGACACGCCGAAGCGCACGGTGGCCGAGGCGCTCGAGGGGGCGGACGTCTTCGTGGGGCTGAGCGTCGCGGGCGCGATCCGGGCCGAGATGCTCGCCGCGATGTCCCCGCGGCCGATCGTCTTCGCGCTCGCCAACCCGACGCCCGAAGTGCTCCCGGACGAGATCCGCGCGGTGCGGCCGGACGCGATCGTCGCCACCGGGCGGAGCGACTACCCCAACCAGGTCAACAACGTCCTCGGCTTCCCGTTCATCTTCCGCGGCGCGCTCGACGCGCGGGCGACGCAGGTGAACGAGGAGATGAAGATGGCCGCCACGCGCGCGCTCGCCCTGCTCGCGCGCGAGGCCGTGCCGGAGAGCGTGAGCCGGCTGTACGGGCTCAAGCAGGTGACGTTCGGCCCCGACTACCTGATCCCCTTCCCCTTCGACCCGCGCATCCTGCTCTGGGTCGCGCCGGCCGTGGCATGGGCGGCGGTGGCGAGCGGCGTCGCGCGCGAGTTCGTCGACGTCGAGGAGTACCGCGCGCGGCTCGAGGCGCGGCTCGGGCGTGCGCGCGGTATCATGCGCGGGATCATCACCCGCGCGACGCGCGACCCGAAGCGCGTCATCTTTACGGAGGGGACGGAGCCGCGCGTGCTGCGCGCCGCGCGCATCGTCGCCGACGAGGGGATCGCCGAGCCGGTCCTGCTCGGCGACCGCGACGCGATCGAGCGCGCGGCGGCGGCGCTCGCCGTCCCGCTCGACGACGTCGAGGTGGTCGACATGGCGAGCGCGCCGCGGCGCGAGGCGTACGCGGCGTACCTGTGGGAGCGGCGGCAGCGCAAGGGGCTGTCGCTCGCGGAGGCGCACCAGCGGCTGCGCAACCCGAACTACTTCGGCTGCGCGATGGTCGCGTTAGGCGAGGCGGACGCGCTGCTCTCGGGCGTGAACGCGGCCTACCCGGAGACGATCCGCCCCGCGCTCGAGACGATCGGCGCGCACCCGCGCGCGGGGATGCTGAGCGGGATGTACATGCTCGTCTTCGAAAAGCGGGTCGTCTTCTGCGGCGACACGACGGTGACGATCGACCCGACGGCCGAGCAGCTCGCGAAGATCGCGCTCGCGGCCGCGCGCGTCGTGCGCACGCTCGGCGAGGTGCCGCGCGTGGCGATGCTCTCGTTCTCGAACTTCGGCTCGGCGCGGCACGCCGAGTCGGACAAGGTCGCCGCGGCCGTGCGCCTGGTGCGCGCGGCGGACCCCGCGCTCGAGGTCGACGGCGAGGTGCAGGCCGACACCGCGGTCGACGCGCGCGTGCTGCACGAGCGCTACCCCTTCTCGACCCTGCGCGGCGAGGCCAACGTGTTGATATTCCCCAACTTGAGCGCCGGCAACATCGCCTACAAGTTACTGAGCCGCCTCGGCGGGGCGACGGCCATCGGCCCGATCCTCGTCGGGATGAACCGCCCCGTCCACGTCCTCGAACAGGGCGCGGACGTGCAGGACATCGTGAACATGACCGCCGTCGCGGTGATGGACGCGCAGGGACGCCGGGACGGCGCCCTCTGA
- the nfo gene encoding putative endonuclease 4, whose translation MPTLLGAHVSTAGGVAQAPPRAQAIDATALQLFTKQANRWAERACDDAESAGFRDALGATGVRATVSHDSYLINLASPDDALRARSVDSFAAELARCEALGIDYLVSHPGNYMDERDAGIARNADGIAEALARVPGRTVLCLETTAGAGTVLGRTFEEIAEIIERLPAGQQARVGVCLDTCHAYSAGYDLVGDYDGVWARFDDVLGLGRLRVLHLNDSKFPFGSRKDRHELIGEGTLGEGPFRRIMTDPRLADVPKILETPKGDDATATDTRMMQRLRGYERDR comes from the coding sequence ATGCCCACCCTCCTCGGTGCTCATGTTTCGACCGCGGGCGGCGTCGCCCAGGCGCCCCCGCGCGCGCAGGCCATCGACGCCACCGCGCTGCAGCTCTTCACGAAGCAGGCGAACCGCTGGGCCGAGCGCGCGTGCGACGACGCCGAGTCGGCCGGGTTCCGGGACGCGTTAGGCGCGACCGGCGTGCGCGCGACGGTGTCGCACGACAGCTACCTCATCAACCTCGCCTCGCCGGACGACGCGCTCCGCGCGCGGTCGGTCGACTCGTTCGCCGCGGAGCTCGCGCGGTGCGAGGCGCTCGGCATCGACTACCTCGTCTCGCACCCCGGCAACTACATGGACGAGCGCGACGCCGGGATCGCGCGCAACGCCGACGGGATCGCGGAGGCGCTCGCCCGCGTGCCGGGGCGCACGGTGCTCTGCCTCGAGACGACGGCGGGCGCGGGCACGGTGCTCGGCCGCACGTTCGAGGAGATCGCCGAAATCATCGAGCGGCTGCCGGCCGGGCAGCAGGCGCGGGTCGGCGTGTGCCTCGACACGTGCCACGCGTACTCGGCCGGGTACGACCTCGTCGGCGACTACGACGGCGTGTGGGCGCGGTTCGACGACGTGCTCGGGCTCGGGCGGCTGCGCGTGCTGCACCTGAACGACTCGAAGTTCCCGTTCGGGTCGCGCAAGGACCGGCACGAGCTGATCGGGGAGGGGACGTTAGGCGAAGGTCCGTTCCGGCGGATCATGACGGACCCGCGGCTGGCGGACGTGCCGAAGATCCTCGAGACGCCGAAGGGCGACGACGCGACCGCGACGGACACGCGGATGATGCAGCGGCTCCGGGGGTACGAGCGGGACCGGTGA